In Pseudomonas sp. Leaf58, one DNA window encodes the following:
- the cobW gene encoding cobalamin biosynthesis protein CobW: protein MKTLAKLPVTIVTGFLGSGKTTLLRHMLDNAQGRRIAVIVNEFGELGIDGEILKQCSIGCTEEEASGRVYELANGCLCCTVQEEFFPVMRELVARRGDLDHILIETSGLALPKPLVQAFQWPEIRTACTVDAVITVVDSPAVAAGTFAAYPDQVDAQRKLDPNLDHESPLHELFADQLASADLVVLNKADLIDAEGLAKVRAEVAEELPPAVKVVEASSGKLPLEVLLGVGAESEAHIDGRRTHHDSHHDGDDHDEHDHDAFDSISIDLPEADESLLLDALTQLVVEFGILRAKGFAAIPGKPMRLLVQGVGTRFDKHFDRAWRADEPRITRLVLIGQDLDAAQLEARLRQALGA from the coding sequence ATGAAAACACTGGCCAAGCTCCCCGTCACCATCGTCACCGGCTTCCTCGGCTCGGGCAAGACTACCTTGCTGCGCCACATGCTCGACAACGCCCAGGGCCGCCGCATCGCGGTGATCGTCAACGAATTCGGCGAACTGGGCATCGATGGCGAAATCCTCAAGCAGTGCAGCATCGGTTGCACCGAGGAAGAAGCCAGCGGCCGGGTCTACGAGCTGGCCAACGGCTGCCTCTGCTGCACCGTGCAGGAAGAGTTCTTCCCGGTCATGCGCGAGCTGGTGGCACGCCGTGGCGACCTCGACCACATCCTCATCGAAACCAGCGGCCTGGCCCTGCCCAAACCGCTGGTGCAAGCCTTCCAGTGGCCGGAAATCCGCACTGCCTGCACCGTCGATGCAGTCATCACCGTGGTCGACAGCCCGGCCGTGGCGGCCGGCACCTTTGCCGCCTATCCGGACCAGGTCGATGCACAGCGTAAGCTCGACCCGAACCTGGACCACGAATCGCCGCTGCACGAGCTGTTCGCCGACCAGCTGGCCAGCGCTGACTTGGTGGTACTGAACAAGGCCGACCTGATCGACGCCGAAGGGCTGGCCAAGGTCCGCGCCGAAGTGGCCGAAGAACTGCCGCCAGCGGTAAAAGTGGTCGAAGCCAGCAGCGGCAAGCTGCCACTGGAAGTACTGTTGGGCGTAGGCGCCGAGTCCGAGGCGCACATCGATGGCCGCCGTACCCACCACGACTCGCACCACGACGGCGACGACCATGACGAGCATGACCACGATGCCTTCGACTCCATCTCAATCGACCTGCCAGAGGCCGACGAAAGCCTGTTGCTCGATGCCCTGACCCAGCTGGTGGTGGAGTTCGGCATCCTGCGTGCCAAAGGCTTCGCCGCCATCCCGGGCAAACCGATGCGCCTGCTGGTGCAAGGCGTGGGGACCCGTTTCGACAAGCACTTCGACCGCGCCTGGCGGGCCGACGAGCCGCGCATCACCCGCCTGGTGCTGATCGGCCAGGACCTCGATGCCGCCCAGCTGGAAGCGCGCCTGCGCCAGGCCCTGGGCGCCTGA
- the cobN gene encoding cobaltochelatase subunit CobN — protein MHLLRTQPGGFVPDDSIADLGQTPAELVILCSGDSHLALLADTAEQLPEGFPSLRLANPMQVQNHASVDLYVDQVLRHAKVILVSLHGGVGYWRYGVEQLVELAARGVQLILVPGDDRPDPELTGLGTVSGAQAERLWHYLRQGGKANAINLFNCLANQWLGRDYAWDEPQPLPRTAVYHPAKGSATLADWYRQWHPEQPVAPLLFYRSHLQAANTAFIDVFCQRLQAAGLNPLPIAVASLKESACLEQVEAWLDEVGAEVLVNTTGFALSSPERPNLRPFRRDIPVLQAICAQDNQPGWEASEQGLGARDLAMHIALPELDGRIITRPVSFKDMAWRSERSQSDVVCYRAHPERMDFVAELARRWVELARLPNAQKRVALVLANYPTRDGRIGNGVGLDTPAAALNILQALQAEGYPLADLPGSGTQLIHQLLGGVTNDLDHLDQRPCAQSLSLADYQMAFERLPEANRQAVLDRWGPPQQDPMYRSGRLMVAGLRFGLTFVGIQPARGYQVDPSAVYHDPDLVPPHGYLAFHFWLRHAFAADAVIHVGKHGNLEWLPGKGVGLSAQCWPDALLGPLPNIYPFIVNDPGEGAQAKRRTQAVIIDHLMPPLTRAETYGPLRHLEQLADEFYEAQLLDPRRARELQRDILDLVKANHIDRELQLDGQQLDDAAVWLPRLDTYLCDLKESQIRDGLHVFGQSPQGRLRLDTLLALLRVERGDGRGGNASLLRALAKALVPGFDPLDCELGLPWQGARPAQLLAISSEPWRTCGDARERLELLALQVIEQALGGTAPLPALSEWQPVHDVLQALRDAVAPNLDACGSAEMNGLLAALAGRFVPAGPSGAPSRGRLDVLPTGRNFYTVDVRNLPTTTAWRLGFASANLILERHLQDHGDHLRQLGLSVWGTATMRTGGDDIAQAMALMGVRPVWATGSQRVDDFEILPLSLLDRPRVDVTLRVSGFFRDAFGNLIRLFDAAVQAVAALDEPDDLNPLAARVRSERAALQAQGVGAEQAARQAGWRVFGAKPGAYGAGVQNAIDGRLWHSRDDLAEVYLNHGGYAYGASDDGTPARAQFAQRLARVQAVLQNQDNHEHDLLDSNDYYQFQGGMLAASETLAGANVASYHGDHSQVDRPRIRTLKEELNRVIRARALNPKWIDGVKRHGYKGAFEMAATVDNLFAFDATTHLIDDHHYQALADAYVLDPATRDFMREHNPEALRDLTERLLEAQQRGLWQAPGDYREALEEQLLDGEEQA, from the coding sequence ATGCACCTGCTGCGGACCCAGCCCGGCGGCTTCGTGCCGGATGACAGCATTGCCGACCTCGGCCAGACACCGGCCGAGCTGGTGATCCTCTGCAGCGGCGATTCGCACCTGGCATTGCTCGCCGATACCGCCGAGCAATTGCCCGAAGGCTTCCCCAGCCTGCGCCTGGCCAACCCGATGCAGGTGCAGAACCATGCTTCGGTCGACCTGTATGTCGACCAGGTGCTGCGCCACGCCAAGGTTATCCTGGTGTCGCTGCACGGCGGCGTCGGCTACTGGCGCTATGGCGTCGAGCAACTGGTCGAGCTGGCCGCCCGTGGTGTGCAGCTGATCCTGGTGCCGGGCGACGACCGCCCGGACCCAGAGCTGACCGGCCTGGGCACCGTCAGTGGCGCGCAGGCCGAACGCCTATGGCATTACCTGCGCCAGGGCGGCAAGGCCAACGCCATCAACCTGTTCAACTGTTTAGCCAACCAGTGGTTGGGCCGTGACTATGCCTGGGACGAGCCGCAGCCGCTGCCGCGCACGGCGGTGTATCACCCGGCCAAAGGCAGCGCGACGCTGGCGGACTGGTACCGCCAGTGGCATCCCGAGCAGCCGGTGGCACCGCTGCTGTTCTACCGCTCGCACCTGCAGGCGGCTAACACGGCGTTCATTGACGTGTTCTGCCAGCGCCTGCAGGCTGCCGGCCTGAACCCCTTGCCGATCGCCGTGGCCAGCCTCAAGGAAAGCGCTTGCCTGGAGCAGGTCGAAGCGTGGCTGGACGAGGTGGGCGCCGAGGTGCTGGTCAATACCACCGGTTTTGCCCTGTCCAGCCCCGAACGCCCCAACCTGCGCCCGTTCCGCCGTGACATCCCGGTGTTGCAGGCGATCTGCGCGCAAGACAACCAGCCCGGCTGGGAAGCCAGCGAGCAGGGCCTGGGCGCGCGTGACCTGGCCATGCACATTGCCTTGCCGGAACTGGACGGGCGCATCATCACCCGCCCGGTCAGTTTCAAGGACATGGCCTGGCGTAGCGAGCGCAGCCAGTCCGACGTGGTGTGCTACCGCGCCCACCCCGAGCGCATGGATTTTGTCGCCGAACTGGCCCGCCGCTGGGTCGAGCTGGCGCGCCTGCCGAATGCCCAGAAACGTGTGGCCCTGGTGTTGGCCAACTACCCGACCCGCGATGGCCGCATTGGCAACGGCGTTGGCCTGGACACCCCGGCGGCGGCGCTGAACATCCTCCAGGCCCTGCAGGCTGAAGGCTACCCGCTGGCCGACCTGCCGGGCAGCGGCACGCAACTGATTCACCAGTTACTGGGGGGGGTGACCAACGACCTCGACCACCTCGACCAGCGCCCCTGCGCGCAAAGCCTGAGCCTGGCCGATTACCAGATGGCCTTCGAGCGCCTGCCCGAGGCCAACCGCCAAGCGGTGCTAGACCGCTGGGGCCCACCGCAGCAGGACCCTATGTACCGCAGTGGCCGGTTGATGGTCGCCGGCCTGCGCTTTGGCCTGACCTTCGTCGGCATCCAGCCAGCGCGGGGCTACCAAGTGGACCCCAGCGCGGTCTACCACGACCCTGATTTGGTCCCGCCGCACGGCTACCTGGCGTTTCACTTCTGGCTCCGTCACGCCTTTGCCGCCGACGCGGTGATCCATGTGGGCAAGCACGGCAACCTCGAATGGCTGCCGGGCAAAGGCGTCGGGCTGTCGGCGCAATGTTGGCCGGACGCCTTGCTCGGCCCGCTGCCGAACATCTATCCGTTCATCGTCAACGACCCAGGTGAGGGCGCTCAGGCCAAGCGCCGCACCCAGGCAGTGATCATCGACCACCTGATGCCACCGCTGACCCGCGCCGAAACCTATGGCCCGTTGCGCCACCTGGAGCAGTTGGCCGATGAGTTCTATGAAGCGCAGCTGCTCGACCCGCGGCGTGCCCGTGAGCTACAGCGCGATATCCTCGACTTGGTCAAGGCCAACCACATCGACCGCGAGCTGCAACTGGACGGGCAGCAACTGGACGATGCCGCCGTGTGGCTGCCGCGCCTGGACACTTACCTGTGCGACCTGAAGGAATCGCAGATTCGCGATGGCCTGCATGTGTTCGGCCAGTCGCCGCAAGGGCGGTTGCGCCTGGACACCTTGCTGGCGCTGCTGCGCGTCGAGCGCGGCGATGGGCGGGGCGGCAATGCCAGCCTGCTGCGAGCTTTGGCCAAAGCGCTGGTGCCGGGCTTTGACCCGCTCGATTGCGAACTCGGCCTGCCGTGGCAAGGCGCGCGACCCGCGCAATTGCTGGCCATCAGCAGCGAGCCTTGGCGCACCTGTGGCGACGCCCGCGAGCGCCTTGAGCTGTTGGCGCTGCAGGTGATCGAGCAGGCGCTGGGCGGTACTGCACCGTTACCCGCGCTGAGCGAATGGCAGCCGGTGCACGATGTGCTACAGGCCCTGCGCGACGCGGTGGCGCCAAACCTGGATGCCTGCGGCAGCGCCGAAATGAACGGCCTGCTGGCGGCACTGGCCGGGCGTTTCGTGCCCGCTGGCCCCAGTGGTGCACCCAGCCGTGGCCGCCTCGATGTGCTGCCTACCGGGCGCAACTTCTATACCGTGGACGTGCGCAACCTGCCCACCACCACCGCCTGGCGCCTGGGGTTCGCCTCGGCCAACTTGATCCTTGAACGCCACCTGCAGGACCACGGCGACCACTTGCGCCAACTCGGCCTGTCGGTGTGGGGCACGGCAACCATGCGCACCGGCGGCGACGACATTGCCCAGGCCATGGCGCTGATGGGCGTGCGGCCAGTGTGGGCCACCGGCAGCCAGCGGGTCGATGATTTCGAAATCCTGCCATTGAGCCTGCTCGACCGCCCACGGGTGGATGTGACCTTGCGCGTTTCGGGCTTTTTCCGCGATGCCTTCGGCAACCTCATCCGCCTGTTCGATGCCGCCGTGCAGGCGGTGGCGGCGCTGGACGAACCTGATGACCTCAACCCCCTGGCCGCCCGCGTGCGCAGCGAGCGGGCCGCGTTGCAGGCGCAAGGTGTGGGCGCTGAGCAGGCCGCGCGCCAGGCCGGCTGGCGGGTGTTCGGGGCCAAGCCCGGGGCCTACGGCGCCGGGGTGCAGAACGCCATCGACGGGCGCCTGTGGCACAGCCGCGACGACCTGGCCGAGGTTTACCTCAACCATGGCGGCTATGCCTACGGCGCTAGCGACGACGGTACCCCGGCGCGCGCCCAGTTCGCCCAGCGCCTGGCCAGGGTACAGGCGGTACTGCAAAACCAGGACAACCACGAACACGACTTGCTCGATTCCAACGACTACTACCAGTTCCAGGGCGGCATGTTGGCAGCGTCGGAAACCTTGGCCGGGGCGAACGTAGCCAGTTACCACGGCGACCACAGCCAGGTCGACCGGCCACGCATCCGCACCCTGAAAGAAGAGCTGAACCGGGTCATCCGCGCCCGCGCGCTCAACCCGAAGTGGATCGATGGGGTCAAGCGCCACGGCTACAAGGGCGCGTTCGAGATGGCGGCGACGGTCGACAACCTGTTCGCCTTCGATGCCACCACGCACTTGATCGACGACCATCATTACCAGGCGCTGGCCGATGCCTACGTGCTCGACCCGGCGACCCGCGACTTCATGCGCGAGCACAACCCCGAGGCCCTGCGCGACCTTACCGAGCGCCTGCTGGAGGCCCAGCAGCGTGGCCTGTGGCAGGCGCCGGGCGACTACCGCGAGGCCCTCGAGGAGCAATTGCTCGACGGCGAGGAACAGGCTTGA
- a CDS encoding ATP-binding protein, which produces MSEPVQFPLAAVVGADDLKLALCLTAIDPKIGGVLIEGPRGMAKSTLARGLADLLGEGPFVTLPLGASEERLVGTLDLDAALGQGKAQFSPGVLAQADGGVLYVDEVNLLPDTLVDLLLDVAASGTNRVERDGISHRHSARFVLIGTMNPEEGELRPQLLDRFGLNVALEGLPEPEARQQIIRRRLAFDSDPQAFCGQWAEAQRQLRERCQAARHALAGIALDDQALAWITERCYAAGVDGLRADLVWLRAARAHCAWRGAVAIEEMDVEAVAEFALRHRRRVTPQANPPSAPQQAEQQPGQQGAGKPGEQGGQGDWGALPAQPVASGARREVPNWAKKP; this is translated from the coding sequence ATGAGTGAACCCGTACAATTTCCGTTGGCTGCCGTGGTCGGAGCCGACGACCTGAAGCTGGCGCTGTGTCTGACTGCCATCGACCCGAAAATCGGCGGCGTGCTGATTGAAGGGCCGCGTGGCATGGCCAAGAGCACCCTGGCCCGAGGCCTCGCCGACCTGCTCGGTGAGGGCCCCTTCGTTACCCTGCCGCTGGGCGCCAGCGAAGAACGCCTGGTCGGCACGCTCGACCTGGATGCTGCGCTGGGGCAGGGCAAGGCGCAGTTTTCCCCCGGCGTGTTGGCACAGGCTGACGGCGGCGTGCTGTATGTCGATGAGGTCAACCTGCTGCCCGATACCCTGGTCGACCTGTTGCTCGACGTGGCGGCCAGTGGCACCAACCGTGTCGAGCGTGACGGCATCTCGCACCGGCACAGTGCCCGTTTCGTACTGATCGGCACGATGAACCCGGAGGAAGGCGAACTGCGCCCGCAGTTACTTGACCGCTTTGGCCTGAACGTGGCCTTGGAAGGCTTGCCCGAGCCCGAGGCGCGTCAGCAGATCATTCGCCGTCGCCTGGCTTTTGACAGTGATCCGCAGGCATTTTGCGGGCAATGGGCTGAAGCCCAGAGGCAATTGCGCGAGCGTTGCCAGGCGGCGCGCCACGCCTTGGCCGGCATTGCCCTGGATGACCAGGCGTTGGCCTGGATCACCGAGCGTTGCTACGCCGCCGGGGTCGACGGCCTGCGCGCCGACCTGGTGTGGTTGCGTGCTGCGCGCGCGCACTGTGCCTGGCGCGGCGCTGTGGCCATAGAAGAAATGGATGTCGAGGCGGTGGCCGAGTTCGCCTTGCGCCATCGCCGCCGGGTAACGCCCCAAGCCAACCCACCTTCAGCACCGCAGCAAGCGGAGCAGCAGCCCGGCCAGCAAGGCGCCGGCAAGCCTGGCGAACAGGGCGGGCAGGGCGACTGGGGCGCATTGCCGGCGCAGCCGGTGGCCAGCGGTGCTCGCCGCGAGGTGCCGAACTGGGCAAAAAAGCCCTGA
- a CDS encoding VWA domain-containing protein — protein sequence MAWLPTLLKGRPRQRQDLCWEQRQAKPAELWLVIVDASASTRRHQALAQTKGLLAALFDQAYRQRARLALLTASGRTPQWQRHGLKASAALQPWLQALGAGGGTPLIAALEQARHWLVARQRAHPEQALRCLVFTDGRLQHWNAVQPMPCETVLVDMELAPVRLGRAQRLAQQLQADYQHMQQFKVVE from the coding sequence GTGGCCTGGCTGCCGACCCTGCTCAAGGGCCGTCCACGCCAGCGCCAGGACCTGTGCTGGGAGCAACGCCAGGCCAAACCAGCGGAGCTGTGGCTGGTGATTGTCGATGCCTCGGCCTCGACCCGCCGCCACCAGGCGCTGGCGCAGACCAAAGGGTTGTTGGCTGCTCTGTTCGACCAAGCCTACCGCCAGCGCGCGCGGCTGGCCTTGCTGACCGCCAGCGGGCGCACGCCGCAATGGCAGCGCCACGGCCTGAAAGCCTCGGCCGCCTTGCAACCGTGGCTGCAAGCGCTGGGTGCCGGGGGCGGGACGCCACTAATTGCCGCGCTGGAACAAGCTCGGCATTGGTTAGTGGCACGGCAGCGTGCCCACCCAGAACAAGCGCTGCGCTGCCTGGTGTTTACCGATGGCCGCCTGCAGCATTGGAATGCCGTACAACCTATGCCGTGTGAAACTGTGCTGGTGGATATGGAACTGGCGCCTGTGCGCCTGGGCCGCGCGCAACGCCTGGCGCAACAACTGCAGGCCGATTACCAGCACATGCAACAGTTCAAGGTGGTGGAGTGA
- a CDS encoding sigma-54 dependent transcriptional regulator, producing the protein MQQPATQRRLLIVDPCDDCHRLLPGLCSAGWDVHSCMLGAALDHPCDVGLLRLQASHLRHPDAVKDMIKRSNTEWIAVLSAEQLRMPAVGDFVCEWFFDFHTLPFDVSRVQVTLGRAFGMARLRGGRGAPRVDDATHELLGESRPIRELRKLLGKLAPTESPVLIRGESGTGKELVARTLHRQSQRSDQPFIAINCGAIPEHLIQSELFGHEKGAFTGAHQRKAGRIEAAHGGTLFLDEIGDLPLELQANLLRFLQEKHIERVGGSQPIPVDVRVLAATHVDLERAIEQGRFREDLYYRLNVLQVVTAPLRDRHGDLSMLASHFAHFYSLETGRRPRSFSDHALAAMGRHDWPGNVRELANRVRRGLVLAEGRQIEAQDLGLQALDQQQQPLGTLEEYKHRAERQALCDVLNRHSDNLSVAAKVLGISRPTFYRLLHKHQIR; encoded by the coding sequence ATGCAGCAGCCTGCCACCCAACGCCGTTTGCTCATCGTCGACCCCTGCGACGATTGCCACCGTTTGTTGCCAGGCCTGTGCAGCGCAGGCTGGGATGTGCACAGCTGCATGCTCGGTGCCGCGTTGGACCATCCTTGCGATGTGGGCCTGTTGCGTTTGCAGGCTTCGCACCTGCGGCACCCCGACGCGGTCAAGGACATGATCAAGCGCAGCAACACCGAATGGATTGCCGTGCTCAGCGCCGAACAGCTGCGCATGCCGGCGGTCGGCGACTTTGTCTGTGAATGGTTCTTCGACTTCCACACCCTGCCGTTCGACGTGTCCCGGGTGCAGGTCACCCTGGGCCGGGCCTTCGGCATGGCGCGGCTGCGCGGCGGCAGGGGCGCGCCAAGGGTGGACGACGCCACCCATGAGTTACTCGGTGAAAGCCGCCCGATTCGTGAGCTGCGCAAGCTGCTGGGTAAATTGGCACCCACCGAATCGCCCGTGTTGATCCGCGGGGAGAGCGGCACCGGCAAGGAGTTGGTGGCGCGCACCTTGCACCGTCAGTCACAGCGCAGCGACCAGCCGTTTATCGCCATTAACTGCGGGGCGATCCCCGAGCACCTGATCCAGTCCGAGCTGTTTGGCCATGAGAAGGGCGCCTTCACCGGCGCGCACCAGCGCAAGGCTGGGCGCATCGAAGCGGCCCATGGTGGCACCCTGTTCCTCGATGAAATCGGTGACCTGCCCTTGGAGCTGCAGGCCAACCTGCTGCGCTTTCTGCAGGAAAAGCATATCGAGCGGGTGGGCGGTAGCCAGCCGATCCCGGTGGATGTCAGGGTGCTGGCGGCGACCCACGTGGACCTGGAGCGGGCCATCGAGCAAGGGCGCTTTCGCGAAGACTTGTATTACCGCCTGAACGTGTTGCAGGTGGTGACCGCGCCGCTGCGCGACCGGCATGGCGACCTGTCCATGCTGGCCAGCCACTTTGCCCATTTCTACAGCCTGGAAACCGGGCGCCGGCCGCGTTCGTTCAGCGACCATGCCCTGGCGGCCATGGGGCGGCATGACTGGCCAGGCAATGTACGCGAGCTGGCCAACCGGGTGCGCCGCGGGCTGGTGCTGGCCGAAGGGCGGCAGATCGAGGCGCAGGACCTGGGGTTGCAGGCCCTCGACCAGCAGCAACAGCCGCTGGGCACGCTGGAAGAGTACAAGCACCGCGCGGAGCGCCAGGCACTGTGCGATGTGCTCAACCGGCACAGCGACAACCTGAGCGTGGCGGCCAAGGTGCTAGGCATTTCGCGACCGACGTTTTACCGGTTGCTGCACAAGCACCAAATACGCTGA
- a CDS encoding U32 family peptidase has translation MSLPKNHLELLSPARDVAIAREAILHGADAIYIGGPSFGARHNACNEVSDIAELVEFARRYHARVFTTINTILHDNELEPARKLIHQLYDAGVDALIVQDLGVMELDIPPIELHASTQTDIRTLERAKFLDQAGFSQLVLARELNLQQIRAIAAETDAAIEFFIHGALCVAFSGQCNISHAQTGRSANRGDCSQACRLPYTLKDDQGRVVAFEKHLLSMKDNNQTANLADLVDAGVRSFKIEGRYKDMGYVKNITAHYRKELDAILEGRPAYARASSGRTEHFFLPDPDKTFHRGSTDYFVTDRKVDIGAFDSPTFTGLPVGVVEKVGKRDMQVVTDVPLTNGDGLNVLVKREVVGFRANIAEPRGEFEEDGHKRYRYRVEPNEMPEGLYKLRPNHPLSRNLDHNWQQALQRTSSERRVGVEWHAVLREQRLLLTLSSEEGISVQVALDGPFGAANKPQQALDQLHDLLGQLGTTMYHADSIQLDAPQAYFIPNSQLKALRREAIEALTAARVQAHPRGARKAETTPPPVYPESHLSFLANVYNQKARDFYHRHGVQLIDAAYEAHEEHGEVPVMITKHCLRFSFNLCPKQAKGVTGVRTKVAPMQLIQGDEVLTLKFDCKPCEMHVIGKMKNHIIDLPTPGSAVAQVVGHISPEDLLETIPRGPH, from the coding sequence ATGTCCCTTCCAAAGAATCACCTGGAACTGCTCAGCCCTGCCCGTGACGTGGCCATCGCCCGTGAGGCGATCCTGCACGGCGCTGACGCCATCTACATCGGCGGCCCCAGCTTCGGTGCGCGCCATAACGCCTGCAACGAGGTCAGCGATATCGCTGAACTGGTCGAGTTCGCCCGTCGCTACCACGCACGCGTGTTCACCACCATCAACACCATCCTCCACGACAACGAGCTGGAACCCGCGCGCAAGCTGATCCACCAGTTGTACGACGCGGGTGTCGACGCGCTGATCGTGCAGGACCTGGGGGTGATGGAGCTGGACATCCCGCCAATCGAGCTGCACGCCAGCACTCAAACAGACATCCGCACCCTGGAACGGGCCAAGTTCCTCGACCAGGCCGGTTTCTCGCAGCTGGTACTGGCCCGTGAGCTGAACCTGCAGCAAATCCGCGCCATTGCCGCCGAAACCGACGCGGCCATCGAGTTCTTCATCCACGGGGCGCTGTGCGTGGCGTTCTCCGGCCAGTGCAACATCTCCCATGCGCAGACCGGCCGCAGCGCCAACCGTGGCGACTGCTCGCAAGCCTGCCGCCTGCCCTACACCCTGAAGGATGACCAGGGCCGCGTGGTGGCGTTCGAGAAGCACTTGCTGTCGATGAAGGACAACAACCAGACCGCCAACCTGGCCGATCTGGTCGATGCCGGCGTGCGCTCGTTCAAGATCGAGGGCCGCTACAAGGACATGGGGTATGTGAAGAACATCACCGCCCACTACCGCAAAGAGCTCGACGCAATCCTCGAAGGCCGCCCGGCGTATGCCCGTGCGTCCAGCGGCCGTACCGAGCACTTCTTCCTGCCCGACCCGGATAAAACCTTCCACCGTGGCAGCACCGACTACTTCGTCACCGACCGCAAAGTCGATATCGGTGCCTTCGACTCGCCAACCTTCACCGGCCTGCCGGTGGGCGTGGTGGAAAAGGTCGGCAAACGTGACATGCAGGTGGTTACCGATGTGCCGTTGACCAACGGCGACGGCCTGAACGTGCTGGTCAAGCGCGAAGTGGTGGGCTTCCGGGCCAACATCGCCGAGCCGCGTGGCGAGTTCGAGGAAGACGGCCACAAGCGCTACCGCTACCGCGTCGAACCCAACGAAATGCCCGAAGGCCTGTACAAGCTACGGCCCAACCACCCGCTGTCACGCAACCTCGACCACAACTGGCAGCAGGCCCTGCAACGCACCTCTTCCGAGCGCCGGGTGGGCGTGGAATGGCACGCGGTACTGCGCGAGCAGCGCTTGCTGCTGACCCTGAGCAGCGAAGAAGGTATCAGCGTGCAAGTGGCGCTGGACGGCCCGTTCGGCGCGGCCAACAAACCGCAGCAGGCACTGGACCAGTTGCACGACCTGCTCGGCCAGCTGGGTACCACGATGTACCACGCCGACAGCATCCAGCTGGATGCGCCGCAGGCCTACTTCATCCCCAACTCGCAGCTCAAGGCCTTGCGCCGCGAAGCCATCGAGGCGCTAACCGCAGCACGCGTGCAGGCGCACCCGCGTGGCGCGCGCAAGGCTGAGACCACGCCGCCGCCGGTGTACCCCGAATCGCACCTGTCGTTCCTGGCCAACGTCTACAACCAAAAGGCCCGCGACTTCTACCACCGCCATGGCGTGCAGCTGATCGATGCCGCCTACGAGGCCCATGAAGAGCATGGCGAGGTGCCGGTGATGATCACCAAGCACTGCTTGCGCTTCTCCTTCAACCTGTGCCCCAAGCAGGCCAAGGGCGTGACGGGCGTGCGCACCAAGGTGGCACCGATGCAGCTGATTCAGGGTGATGAAGTGTTGACCCTGAAGTTCGACTGCAAGCCGTGCGAAATGCATGTGATCGGCAAGATGAAGAACCACATCATCGACCTGCCGACCCCAGGCAGCGCAGTGGCCCAGGTGGTCGGGCATATCAGCCCGGAAGACCTGTTGGAAACCATTCCGCGCGGGCCGCATTGA
- a CDS encoding RidA family protein → MANADIIYTPDPDAESISSDVAEFNGVLVTTQIPTHADGSLALGGIVEQSECTLQALKVALEKAGSGMDRVLHLTIYLTDMADRAAFNEVYQRFFSKPWPVRAAVGVAELAFEGMRVEVTAMAAKR, encoded by the coding sequence ATGGCAAATGCAGACATCATCTACACCCCGGACCCGGATGCCGAGTCGATTTCGTCCGACGTCGCCGAATTCAACGGCGTACTGGTCACCACCCAGATCCCGACCCACGCCGATGGCAGCCTGGCGCTGGGCGGCATCGTCGAGCAGAGCGAATGCACCCTGCAGGCGCTGAAGGTGGCACTGGAGAAGGCCGGCAGCGGCATGGACCGCGTGCTGCACCTGACCATCTACCTGACCGACATGGCCGACCGTGCGGCGTTCAACGAGGTGTACCAGCGTTTCTTCAGCAAGCCCTGGCCGGTACGCGCCGCCGTAGGCGTGGCCGAGTTGGCGTTCGAAGGCATGCGCGTGGAAGTGACCGCAATGGCCGCCAAGCGTTAA
- a CDS encoding tRNA (adenine(22)-N(1))-methyltransferase TrmK encodes MNEQTLSRRLERVAAHVPQGARLADIGSDHGYLPVALLLRGVLEAAVAGEVAQTPFASAQRNVRRNGLEGRVTVRLADGLAAVEPGDRISVVSICGMGGDTMCDILEAGKQRLAGVSRLVLQPNGAERELRQWLVGNGWRIVSEELLRENRFDYEIIVAEPGAAVYSAEQLYFGPVLLQEKSEAFLVKWRRMLRQKQQTLANFERARDAVPQAKIDDFNQQVAWITHVLA; translated from the coding sequence TTGAACGAACAGACATTGTCCAGGCGCCTGGAGCGCGTGGCAGCCCATGTGCCGCAGGGCGCGCGCTTGGCCGACATTGGCTCGGACCATGGCTACCTGCCGGTGGCCTTGCTGCTGCGCGGCGTGCTGGAGGCGGCAGTAGCGGGGGAGGTGGCGCAAACGCCGTTCGCCTCGGCCCAGCGCAACGTGCGCAGAAACGGCCTGGAGGGCCGCGTCACTGTGCGCCTGGCCGATGGCCTTGCCGCAGTCGAGCCGGGCGACCGTATCTCGGTGGTGAGCATTTGCGGCATGGGGGGCGACACCATGTGCGACATCCTCGAGGCCGGCAAGCAGCGCCTGGCGGGCGTGTCGCGCCTGGTGTTGCAGCCCAATGGCGCTGAACGCGAATTGCGCCAGTGGTTGGTGGGCAATGGGTGGCGGATCGTCAGCGAAGAACTGCTGCGCGAAAACCGCTTCGACTACGAAATCATCGTCGCAGAGCCCGGCGCGGCGGTCTACAGCGCTGAACAGCTGTACTTCGGCCCGGTGCTGTTGCAGGAGAAAAGCGAGGCGTTTCTGGTCAAGTGGCGGCGCATGCTACGGCAGAAGCAGCAGACCTTGGCCAACTTCGAGCGAGCCCGCGATGCGGTGCCTCAAGCGAAAATCGACGACTTCAACCAACAAGTGGCCTGGATCACCCACGTGCTGGCCTGA